A region of Jannaschia sp. W003 DNA encodes the following proteins:
- the fliI gene encoding flagellum-specific ATP synthase FliI (involved in type III protein export during flagellum assembly): MHPASLEILRARIKPLSAVRPLGRVRRIHEDRIVVGGLDRAARLGDEVVCCGTDGPLRAEVVALGEGGVEAMPYASLDGLGLGAEVVVAGPATIAPADGWLGRIVDPFGAPLDGRPLTEGAPRPIRAAPPPAGRRGGFGARLATGYVALDTLLPVAEGQRMGVFAGSGVGKSRLLGDLARDMEADVVVAALIGERGREVSSFARDAVGAAMARTVVVAATSDRPAGVRRRALPAAIAVAERFRACGARVLFVCDSLTRHAEACRDVAGARGEGVAMPPSLVSELAACLERIGPGADREPAITAVLTVLVAGSDMEEPLADAVRGLLDGHVVLSRAVAEAGRFPAIDPLASVSRSLPEAATNEENATIARTRALLEAYARSELMVTAGLYDAGRDPALDEAIRLRPKVLDALAARAGTPADSFVLLRRALG; the protein is encoded by the coding sequence ATGCACCCCGCCTCGCTCGAGATCCTCCGTGCCCGCATCAAGCCGCTCTCGGCGGTGCGCCCCCTGGGCCGCGTACGCCGCATCCACGAGGACCGCATCGTCGTCGGCGGGCTGGACCGGGCCGCGCGCCTCGGCGACGAGGTGGTGTGCTGCGGCACCGACGGGCCGCTGCGCGCCGAGGTGGTGGCGCTGGGCGAGGGCGGCGTCGAGGCGATGCCCTACGCCTCGCTCGACGGCCTCGGGCTGGGTGCCGAGGTGGTGGTCGCGGGCCCCGCCACGATCGCGCCCGCGGACGGCTGGCTGGGGCGCATCGTCGATCCGTTCGGCGCGCCGCTCGACGGGCGCCCCCTGACCGAAGGCGCGCCCCGCCCGATCCGCGCCGCGCCCCCGCCCGCGGGCCGCAGGGGCGGCTTCGGCGCGCGCCTCGCCACGGGCTACGTGGCGCTCGACACGTTGCTGCCCGTGGCCGAGGGGCAGCGGATGGGCGTCTTCGCCGGCTCCGGCGTGGGCAAGTCGCGCCTTCTGGGCGATCTCGCGCGCGACATGGAAGCGGACGTGGTGGTTGCCGCGCTGATCGGCGAGCGGGGGCGCGAGGTCTCGAGCTTCGCGCGCGACGCGGTGGGCGCGGCCATGGCGCGCACCGTGGTCGTGGCCGCCACCTCGGACCGGCCCGCCGGGGTGCGCCGCCGCGCGCTGCCCGCAGCCATCGCCGTGGCCGAGCGGTTCCGCGCCTGCGGCGCGCGCGTTCTGTTCGTGTGCGACAGCCTCACCCGCCATGCCGAGGCCTGCCGCGACGTGGCGGGCGCGCGGGGCGAAGGCGTTGCCATGCCGCCCAGCCTCGTCTCGGAGCTGGCCGCCTGCCTCGAGCGGATCGGCCCCGGTGCGGACCGCGAGCCGGCGATCACGGCGGTGCTCACGGTGCTGGTCGCCGGCTCCGACATGGAGGAGCCGCTGGCCGACGCGGTCCGCGGGCTGCTCGACGGGCACGTGGTGCTCTCGCGCGCGGTGGCCGAGGCGGGGCGGTTCCCGGCGATCGACCCGCTCGCCTCGGTTTCGCGCTCGCTGCCCGAGGCCGCCACGAATGAGGAGAACGCCACGATCGCCCGCACCCGCGCCCTGCTGGAGGCCTATGCCCGCAGCGAGCTGATGGTGACCGCCGGCCTCTACGACGCCGGCCGCGACCCCGCCCTCGACGAGGCGATCCGCCTGCGCCCGAAGGTGCTCGATGCCCTCGCCGCGCGCGCGGGCACTCCGGCGGACAGCTTCGTGCTCCTGCGCCGGGCGCTGGGGTAG
- a CDS encoding DUF1217 domain-containing protein, with protein MFQPVLPTGGLAGWRFLQRTLDVQQAAHAATGTNQRALDDFRARIGGIDSAEALVADRRLLSVALEAFGLSEDIDSRFFLRKVLEGGTTDTASLANRLADSRYHDLAEAFGFDLPFGPRTKFPGFADDIAARFATLGFESAVGEQDESLRLALNARRAFADVAEGSSTDDVAWFTVMGTPALRTVVEGALGLPKGVAALDLDRQLTEFRARAQQSFGVSTVAELTEPETLGKVIDRFLLLDAAANAPPTSPALVMLRGY; from the coding sequence ATGTTCCAGCCCGTCCTGCCCACCGGCGGCCTCGCGGGCTGGCGCTTCCTCCAGCGCACGCTCGACGTGCAGCAGGCCGCCCACGCGGCCACGGGCACCAACCAGCGCGCGCTCGACGACTTCCGCGCGCGCATCGGTGGCATCGACAGTGCGGAGGCGCTGGTGGCCGACCGGCGGCTCCTGTCGGTGGCGCTGGAGGCGTTCGGCCTGTCCGAGGACATCGACTCGCGCTTCTTCCTGCGCAAGGTCCTCGAGGGGGGCACCACGGACACTGCCTCGCTGGCCAACCGCCTCGCTGACAGCCGCTACCACGACCTCGCCGAGGCGTTCGGCTTCGACCTGCCCTTCGGGCCCAGGACCAAGTTTCCGGGCTTCGCCGACGACATCGCCGCGCGCTTCGCCACGCTCGGCTTCGAGAGCGCGGTGGGCGAGCAGGACGAGTCCCTGCGCCTCGCGCTCAACGCCCGCCGCGCCTTCGCGGACGTGGCCGAAGGCAGCAGCACCGACGACGTGGCCTGGTTCACGGTGATGGGCACGCCCGCGCTGCGCACCGTGGTGGAGGGCGCGCTGGGCCTGCCCAAGGGCGTGGCCGCGCTGGACCTCGACCGCCAGCTCACCGAGTTCCGCGCCCGCGCGCAGCAGAGCTTCGGCGTCTCCACGGTCGCGGAGCTGACCGAGCCGGAAACGCTGGGCAAGGTGATCGACCGCTTCCTGCTGCTCGATGCGGCCGCCAACGCGCCACCGACGAGTCCGGCGCTGGTGATGCTGCGAGGGTACTGA
- a CDS encoding flagellar biosynthesis repressor FlbT, whose amino-acid sequence MAGLVLKLRAGERMLVNGAALESSGRAACLRVLTPGADILRMRDAIDPADAATPVGRLTHLVQLVVAGLAPREAALAEAGAHLAALQEVFRCGPDRAALARIADHLAGGRAYPALRLLRELRAREARLLALARGA is encoded by the coding sequence GTGGCCGGGCTCGTCCTCAAGTTGCGCGCCGGCGAGCGGATGCTCGTGAACGGCGCCGCGCTCGAGAGCTCCGGCCGCGCCGCCTGCCTGCGCGTGCTCACGCCGGGCGCCGACATCCTGCGGATGCGCGACGCCATCGACCCGGCGGATGCCGCCACGCCCGTGGGCCGGCTGACTCATCTGGTGCAGCTGGTGGTGGCCGGGCTGGCCCCCCGCGAGGCCGCGCTCGCCGAGGCGGGTGCCCATCTCGCCGCCCTGCAGGAGGTGTTCCGCTGCGGCCCCGACCGGGCCGCGCTCGCGCGCATCGCCGATCACCTCGCGGGCGGGCGGGCGTACCCGGCGCTGCGCCTCCTGCGCGAGCTGCGCGCCCGCGAGGCGCGCCTCCTCGCCCTCGCGCGGGGGGCGTGA
- a CDS encoding flagellar biosynthesis regulator FlaF has translation MYYAQPLSGAYTAMEDALLSPKRAEAQGIAALTRRMIAGFRDEGVPFSRRADLLHENRRLWYAVLLSAADADNPMPETLRAGLVSLGAFVDRSTSELLAGRGDVRVLIEINRRVVAGLATGGG, from the coding sequence ATGTACTACGCCCAACCCCTTTCCGGGGCCTACACCGCCATGGAGGACGCGCTGCTCAGCCCCAAGCGCGCCGAGGCCCAGGGGATCGCCGCGCTCACGCGCCGCATGATCGCCGGCTTCCGCGACGAGGGGGTTCCCTTCTCGCGCCGCGCCGACCTCCTGCACGAGAACCGCCGCCTGTGGTACGCCGTGCTGCTGAGCGCCGCCGACGCCGACAACCCCATGCCCGAGACCCTGCGCGCGGGCCTCGTGAGCCTCGGCGCCTTCGTGGACCGCTCGACCTCCGAGCTGCTCGCGGGCCGCGGCGACGTGCGCGTGCTGATCGAGATCAACCGCCGCGTGGTGGCGGGCCTCGCCACCGGGGGCGGGTGA
- a CDS encoding flagellin, which yields MSSILTNNSAMVALQTLQNINKDLGNTQAEISTGKSIGSARDNSAVWAISKQMESDVNGFKAIQESLSLGQSTVAVARNASETVTDLLTDIKGKIVAAQESNVDRDKIQTDITALTDQIKSVVGAAQFNGLNLVDGSSTTAVDVLSSLNRDSSGNVSAAQISVDRQNLSVTGTVTTQVYDGTGADTGTTIVSAEKGGTPVASGTATATDGTDAFIDINVGSVGEGFGYQLSLDDTGFANSVGTRTFEYVATGTDSAEDVANELYDQVSAFLSATDETNYTVSKVDGDTLRLTRANAGNELGVTIEADVDGNTVGSSSGGLAALGSIDVTTDAGATSALTAIEGLIDKAIDASASFGSAQGRIDTQSDFVSALTDSLTSGIGALVDADMEEASARLQALQVQQQLATQSLSIANQAPQSILALFR from the coding sequence ATGTCCAGCATCCTGACGAACAACAGCGCGATGGTCGCGCTGCAGACGCTGCAGAACATCAACAAGGACCTCGGCAACACCCAGGCCGAGATCTCCACCGGCAAGTCGATCGGATCGGCGCGCGACAACTCCGCCGTCTGGGCCATCTCCAAGCAGATGGAATCCGACGTGAACGGCTTCAAGGCGATCCAGGAGAGCCTGAGTCTCGGCCAGTCCACGGTCGCGGTGGCGCGCAACGCCTCCGAGACGGTCACGGACCTGCTGACCGACATCAAGGGCAAGATCGTCGCGGCCCAGGAATCCAACGTCGACCGCGACAAGATCCAGACCGACATCACGGCGCTGACCGACCAGATCAAGTCGGTGGTGGGCGCGGCCCAGTTCAACGGGCTCAACCTCGTGGACGGCTCGTCGACCACGGCCGTGGACGTGCTCTCGTCGCTCAACCGCGACAGCTCGGGCAACGTCTCCGCGGCGCAGATCTCGGTGGACCGCCAGAACCTGTCCGTCACCGGCACGGTGACCACGCAGGTCTACGACGGCACCGGCGCCGACACCGGCACCACCATCGTCTCGGCCGAGAAGGGCGGCACCCCGGTCGCCTCGGGCACGGCCACCGCCACCGACGGCACGGACGCGTTCATCGACATCAACGTCGGATCGGTGGGCGAGGGCTTCGGCTACCAGCTGTCGCTCGACGACACGGGCTTCGCCAACTCCGTCGGCACCCGGACCTTCGAGTACGTGGCCACGGGCACCGACAGCGCCGAGGACGTGGCGAACGAACTCTACGACCAGGTCTCGGCCTTCCTGTCGGCCACCGACGAGACGAACTACACCGTCTCCAAGGTGGACGGCGACACGCTGCGCCTGACCCGCGCCAACGCGGGCAACGAGCTCGGCGTGACCATCGAGGCGGACGTCGACGGCAACACCGTGGGCTCGTCCTCGGGCGGGCTCGCGGCGCTGGGCTCGATCGACGTGACGACCGACGCGGGCGCGACCTCGGCGCTGACCGCGATCGAGGGGCTGATCGACAAGGCGATCGACGCCTCGGCCTCGTTCGGCTCGGCGCAGGGCCGCATCGACACCCAGTCCGACTTCGTGAGCGCGCTCACGGACTCGCTGACCTCGGGCATCGGCGCGCTGGTGGACGCCGACATGGAGGAGGCCTCGGCCCGCCTCCAGGCGCTGCAGGTGCAGCAGCAGCTCGCCACCCAGTCGCTGTCGATCGCCAACCAGGCGCCGCAGTCGATCCTGGCGCTGTTCCGCTGA
- a CDS encoding glycosyltransferase family 4 protein, translating into MPTSPPSDAPRRRVLVVVENLPVPFDRRVWLEATTLRAAGYEVSVISPMGRGCTATYECIEGVHVHRHPAAPEARTRALAFVREYLHALRHWFRLAGAVHRARGFDAIHGCNPPDLVWMLALRWRLRGVAYLFDHHDVCPELFEAKFGRRGPLHAALRIMERITFAVADVSIATNESFRSIAVDRGGMAPEDVFVVRSAPRAKSFQPGQGDPRFRRAATMLGWIGVIGQQEGLELLVEAMAHLAAEGRDVHAVVIGTGPHARAVEDAVARAGLEDRFTFTGAVDGKTVLAALNSCDIGVAPDPHNAMNDVSTMNKVVEYMALAKPTVQFALREGRASAGDTALYARPNDPRDFAAKVGWLIDHPEAARGMGARARERVLGTLGWDNSVPHLLAAYDRLWEKRGL; encoded by the coding sequence ATGCCCACCTCGCCCCCCTCCGACGCCCCGCGGCGCCGCGTCCTCGTCGTCGTCGAGAACCTGCCCGTGCCCTTCGACCGGCGCGTCTGGCTGGAGGCCACGACGCTGCGCGCCGCCGGCTACGAGGTGTCGGTGATCTCTCCGATGGGGCGCGGCTGCACCGCCACCTACGAGTGCATCGAGGGCGTCCACGTCCACCGCCACCCGGCCGCGCCCGAGGCCCGCACGCGCGCGCTGGCCTTCGTGCGCGAGTACCTCCACGCGCTCCGCCACTGGTTCCGCCTCGCCGGCGCGGTGCACCGGGCCCGGGGCTTCGACGCGATCCACGGCTGCAACCCGCCCGACCTCGTGTGGATGCTGGCCCTGCGCTGGCGCCTGCGGGGCGTCGCCTACCTGTTCGACCACCACGACGTCTGCCCCGAGCTGTTCGAGGCCAAGTTCGGCCGCCGCGGCCCGCTCCATGCCGCGCTCCGGATCATGGAGCGGATCACCTTCGCGGTCGCCGACGTCTCGATCGCCACGAACGAGAGCTTCCGGAGCATCGCCGTTGACCGGGGCGGCATGGCGCCCGAGGACGTGTTCGTGGTCCGCTCCGCGCCCCGCGCGAAGTCGTTCCAGCCCGGGCAGGGGGACCCGCGCTTCCGCCGGGCCGCGACGATGCTGGGCTGGATCGGCGTGATCGGCCAGCAGGAGGGGCTCGAGCTTCTGGTCGAGGCAATGGCCCACCTCGCCGCCGAGGGGCGCGACGTCCACGCCGTCGTGATCGGCACCGGCCCCCACGCGCGCGCCGTCGAGGACGCGGTGGCGCGCGCCGGGCTCGAGGACCGGTTCACCTTCACCGGCGCGGTCGACGGCAAGACGGTGCTGGCGGCGCTCAACAGCTGCGACATCGGCGTGGCGCCCGATCCGCACAACGCGATGAACGACGTGAGCACCATGAACAAGGTCGTCGAGTACATGGCGCTGGCGAAGCCCACCGTGCAGTTCGCGCTGCGCGAGGGACGGGCCTCGGCCGGGGACACCGCGCTCTATGCCCGCCCGAACGACCCGCGCGACTTCGCCGCGAAGGTGGGCTGGCTGATCGACCACCCCGAGGCGGCGCGCGGGATGGGGGCCCGGGCCCGCGAGCGGGTGCTCGGCACGCTGGGCTGGGACAACTCGGTGCCCCACCTCCTCGCTGCCTACGACCGCCTGTGGGAGAAGCGGGGGCTCTGA